The following proteins come from a genomic window of Pelmatolapia mariae isolate MD_Pm_ZW linkage group LG17, Pm_UMD_F_2, whole genome shotgun sequence:
- the nots gene encoding nothepsin: MFRLLLLLFLTWMTSALVSIPLRRTRSIRTRLRADGLLNEFLKDHAPDMVNRRYAQCFPSSTPSLRLGRTSERIYNFMDAQFYGEISLGTPEQNFSVIFDTGSADLWVPSSYCISEACALHKRFKAFKSASFRHDGRRFGIYYGSGHLLGTMARDTLKIGGLTILNQEFGESVYEPSESFLTAKFDGVLGMSYQSLAEVLGTNVFDNMIAQKLVDQPVFSFYLSRKTSRTKPAGELLLGGTNEALYIGPINWHPITAKGYWQIKMDSVAVQGVNLFCPSGCQAIVDTGTSLIAGPTNDILRLQQLIGATPSNLGEFVIDCARLSSLPQVTFVLNGTEYTLTSEQYIRKETLGKNEFCFSGFQAVDIFSSTDPQWILGDVFLTEYYSIFDKGHDRVGLARARHPPEP; this comes from the exons CATACCTCTTAGACGGACGCGCTCAATTCGTACTCGATTGCGAGCTGATGGCCTGCTGAACGAGTTCCTGAAGGATCACGCCCCTGACATGGTTAACCGCCGTTACGCTCAGTGCTTCCCGTCCAGCACGCCGTCACTGAGGCTCGGACGCACCAGCGAGAGGATCTACAACTTCATGGAT GCTCAGTTTTATGGTGAGATCAGTTTGGGGACTCCAGAGCAGaacttttctgtgatttttGACACCGGATCAGCTGACCTCTGGGTGCCATCATCCTACTGCATCAGCGAGGCCTGCG CGCTCCACAAGCGTTTCAAGGCATTTAAATCAGCTTCATTCAGGCATGATGGTCGGAGATTTGGGATTTACTACGGATCAGGTCATCTGCTTGGAACTATGGCCAGAGACACACTGAAG ATTGGTGGTCTAACCATCCTGAACCAAGAGTTTGGGGAGTCCGTTTACGAACCTAGTGAATCATTCCTGACGGCGAAGTTTGACGGTGTTCTGGGAATGAGTTACCAATCCCTTGCAGAGGTTCTGGGCACCAATGTTTTTGACAACATGATTGCACAGAAGCTAGTGGACCAGCCAGTGTTCTCCTTTTACCTGAGCAG AAAAACTAGCCGTACCAAGCCAGCAGGGGAACTGTTGTTAGGTGGAACAAACGAAGCGCTGTATATTGGACCAATCAACTGGCATCCTATCACTGCCAAGGGGTATTGGCAGATCAAGATGGACAG TGTGGCAGTACAAGGTGTAAACTTGTTTTGTCCAAGTGGATGTCAGGCGATTGTTGATACTGGAACTTCCCTCATTGCTGGACCAACCAATGACATTCTGAGGCTTCAACAGCTGATTGGAGCAACACCCTCAAACTTGGGAGAG tttgttatCGACTGTGCCAGGTTGTCCAGTTTGCCTCAGGTGACTTTTGTCCTGAATGGAACAGAGTACACACTAACAAGTGAACAGTACATCAGGAAG GAGACACTTGGCAAGAATGAGTTCTGTTTCAGCGGTTTCCAGGCTGTGGACATTTTTTCCAGCACAGACCCTCAGTGGATTCTGGGAGATGTATTTCTGACAGAGTACTACTCCATCTTTGATAAAGGACATGACCGGGTCGGCTTAGCACGTGCCAGACACCCTCCTGAACCATAA